In the genome of Dryobates pubescens isolate bDryPub1 chromosome 18, bDryPub1.pri, whole genome shotgun sequence, one region contains:
- the TMLHE gene encoding trimethyllysine dioxygenase, mitochondrial, with the protein MWCRRLVGLLEMPGWLRGGTAQCPPWMPHHRRTTLAAAAHWHHTAPESLKCAWQLHGDHLELRYRDTLMRFDFVWLRDHCRSASCYNAKTNQRSLDTASVDLAIRPQAVRVDETTLFLTWPDGHVTRYGLEWLVRNSYEGQKQQVMHPRILWNADVYRRAQVPSVDCRSFLQTDEGLKEFLRSFLLYGIAFVENVAPTQADTETLARRVSLIRETIYGRMWYFTSDFSRGDTAYTKLALDRHTDTTYFQEPCGIQVFHCLKHEGTGGRTLLVDGFYAAEQVLRRAPEQFELLSKVPLKHEYVENVGDCHNHMIGVGPVLNVYPWNNELYLIRYNNYDRAVINTVPYDVVHRWYAAHRTLTAELRRPENELWVKLKPGKALFVDNWRVLHGREAFTGYRQLCGCYLTRDDVLNTARLLGLQA; encoded by the exons atgtggtgcaggaggcTGGTGGGTCTGCTGGAGATGCCAGGATGGCTGAGGGGAGGCACTGCACAATGCCCACCCTGGATGCCCCATCACAGGAGGACCACCCTcgctgctgcagctcactggCACCACACTGCCCCAGAGTCCCTCAAGTGTGCCTGGCAGTTACATGGTGACCATCTAG agctgaggtaCAGGGACACCCTGATGCGCTTCGACTTCGTCTGGCTGCGGGACCACTGCCGCTCCGCCTCCTGCTACAACGCCAAGACCAACCAGCGCAGCCTGGACACGGCCAGCGTGGATCTGGCCATCAGACCCCAGGCTGTTCGAGTGGATGAGACCACCCTCTTCCTCACCT GGCCCGACGGGCACGTGACGCGCTACGGGCTGGAGtggctggtgaggaacagctacgaggggcagaagcagcaggtgatgcaccccaggatcctcTGGAACGCGGACGTCTACCGGCGCGCCCAGGTGCCCTCCGTGGACTGCCGCAGCTTCCTGCAGACCGACGAGGGGCTGAAGGAGTTCCTGCGCAGCTTCCTGCTCTACGGCATCGCCTTCGTGGAGAACGTGGCTCCCACCCAGGCCGACACCGAGACCCTGGCGAGGAGGGTCAGCCTCATCAG GGAGACCATTTATGGCAGGATGTGGTACTTCACCTCTGACTTCTCTCGGGGAGACACTGCCTACACCAAGCTGGCTCTGGACCGGCACACCGACACCACCTACTTCCAGGAGCCCTGTGg CATCCAagtgttccactgcctgaaGCACGAGGGCACGGGTGGGAGGACCCTGCTGGTGGACGGCTTCTACGCAGCAGAGCAGGTTCTGAGACGAGCTCCTGAGCAGTTTGAGCTGCTCAGCAAGGTGCCCTTGAAGCATGAGTACGTGGAGAACGTGGGAGACTGCCACAACCACATGATTGGAGTGGGGCCTGTCCTCAATGTCTACCCCTGGAACAACGAGCTGTACCTCATCAG GTACAACAACTACGACCGAGCCGTCATCAACACGGTGCCTTACGACGTGGTTCACCGCTGGTACGCCGCCCACCGCACCCTCACCGCCGAGCTCAGGAGGCCAGAGAATGAACTCTGGGTCAAGCTGAAGCCAGGCAAG gccCTGTTTGTGGACAACTGGCGTGTCCTGCACGGGCGGGAAGCCTTCACCGGCTACCGGCAGCTCTGCGGCTGCTACCTGACCAGGGACGACGTGCTGAACACTGCccgcctgctggggctgcaggcctag